Proteins from a genomic interval of Microbacterium imperiale:
- a CDS encoding extracellular solute-binding protein, with product MTMKKSLGALSLLGVSAIVLAGCASGEAGQSSASGELTVWLVGTDTPQDARDYLVETFEAENEGWTLTIEEKTWADTADNYVAALSSNDAPDVVEIGNTQSAGFIAQGLFTDLSGIESELGGDEMLQSFVELGSEDGTLYAAPYYAGSRIVFYSPASYSGAVPTTLEEYVAAGIAATTPTKSGIYAPGKDWYNALPYVWANGGEIATQDGGTWTGGFSSPGGIAGLEMLQDVYENATIAPADADETDPQVPFCAGEIGFLSAPAWVKWSILAPADAAEAPGCPDTVGADLKAFALPGKTAGEVAPVFAGGSNIAVAAKSDAPEKAEAALKIILSEGYQKILAENGLIPALTSFAEYLPDDEITTEAAKAVASSKAVPASPQWSEVESSGVIKDALVKIAQGGDVTAIATELDGQIEAILNK from the coding sequence ATGACCATGAAGAAGAGCCTCGGAGCACTGTCGCTCCTCGGTGTCTCCGCCATCGTGCTCGCCGGCTGCGCGAGCGGAGAAGCGGGACAGTCCTCGGCCAGCGGAGAACTCACCGTGTGGCTGGTCGGCACCGACACCCCGCAGGATGCGCGCGACTACCTCGTCGAGACGTTCGAAGCCGAGAACGAGGGCTGGACGCTGACGATCGAGGAGAAGACCTGGGCCGACACCGCCGACAACTACGTCGCGGCGCTGTCGTCCAACGACGCTCCCGACGTCGTCGAGATCGGCAACACCCAGTCCGCCGGCTTCATCGCGCAGGGCCTGTTCACCGACCTGTCGGGCATCGAGTCCGAACTGGGCGGCGACGAGATGCTGCAGAGCTTCGTCGAGCTCGGTTCCGAGGACGGCACGCTCTACGCCGCTCCCTACTACGCGGGATCGCGCATCGTGTTCTACTCGCCCGCGTCGTACAGCGGCGCGGTGCCGACGACGCTCGAGGAGTACGTCGCCGCCGGGATCGCCGCGACCACGCCGACGAAATCCGGCATCTACGCGCCCGGCAAGGACTGGTACAACGCCCTGCCGTATGTGTGGGCGAACGGCGGGGAGATCGCGACACAGGACGGCGGCACGTGGACGGGCGGCTTCTCGAGCCCCGGCGGCATCGCCGGCCTGGAGATGCTGCAGGACGTCTACGAGAACGCCACGATCGCGCCGGCCGACGCCGACGAGACCGATCCGCAGGTGCCCTTCTGCGCGGGTGAGATCGGGTTCCTCTCCGCCCCCGCCTGGGTCAAGTGGTCGATCCTGGCTCCCGCCGACGCCGCCGAGGCGCCCGGGTGCCCCGACACCGTCGGCGCCGACCTCAAGGCGTTCGCGCTGCCCGGGAAGACCGCCGGCGAGGTCGCGCCGGTGTTCGCCGGCGGATCGAACATCGCCGTGGCAGCGAAGTCGGACGCGCCTGAGAAGGCCGAGGCCGCGCTCAAGATCATCCTCTCGGAGGGCTACCAGAAGATCCTCGCCGAGAACGGTCTGATCCCCGCCCTCACGTCGTTCGCCGAGTACCTGCCGGACGACGAGATCACGACCGAGGCGGCAAAGGCCGTCGCCTCGTCGAAGGCCGTGCCCGCGAGCCCGCAGTGGTCCGAGGTCGAGTCGTCGGGGGTCATCAAGGACGCCCTCGTGAAGATCGCGCAGGGCGGCGACGTGACCGCGATCGCGACGGAACTCGACGGTCAGATCGAGGCCATCCTCAACAAGTAG
- a CDS encoding carbohydrate ABC transporter permease, with translation MTDLLTREPRQHRRADRPALTARERSRRRRDGGSALTLLAPSLIILGVMVLYPAVSMLVQSFTDYSIRNKVQGTLPNPVGIDNYLEVFTQSDFPAVLVRSLGLMVAMTVLIVGLGALIAVLMTRLRRGWRMLVSLGLLLAWAMPPLAATTVWGWIFDSQYGIVNWALNTVTGTGDWTNHSWLANPWSFFFVLTVIVVWQGVPFAAFTLYAALGQVPGEVLEAASLDGAVGWARFRLVVFPYLRNVVTVVVVLQVIWNLRIFTQVYALQQRGGLVSETNVLGTYIFRQGPGEFGVTSAIGVLTVALLLALSWGYIRTTLKEEEL, from the coding sequence ATGACAGACCTCCTCACGCGGGAGCCCCGGCAGCACCGTCGCGCCGACCGCCCCGCGCTCACCGCGCGCGAACGCTCGCGACGGCGCCGTGACGGCGGCAGTGCTCTGACGCTGCTCGCCCCCTCGCTGATCATCCTCGGCGTGATGGTGCTCTACCCGGCCGTGTCGATGCTGGTGCAGTCGTTCACGGACTACTCGATCCGCAACAAGGTGCAGGGCACGCTGCCGAACCCGGTCGGGATCGACAACTACCTCGAGGTCTTCACGCAGTCCGACTTCCCGGCCGTCCTCGTGCGCAGCCTCGGGCTCATGGTGGCGATGACCGTGCTGATCGTCGGACTCGGCGCGCTCATCGCCGTGCTCATGACGCGCCTGCGACGCGGCTGGCGCATGCTCGTCTCGCTCGGGCTGCTGCTCGCATGGGCCATGCCACCGCTGGCGGCGACCACCGTGTGGGGGTGGATCTTCGATTCGCAGTACGGGATCGTCAACTGGGCGCTCAACACCGTCACCGGAACCGGCGACTGGACCAACCACTCCTGGCTCGCCAACCCGTGGTCGTTCTTCTTCGTCCTCACCGTCATCGTGGTGTGGCAGGGCGTCCCCTTCGCGGCCTTCACGCTGTACGCCGCGCTCGGCCAGGTGCCCGGCGAGGTGCTCGAAGCGGCCTCCCTCGACGGCGCGGTCGGCTGGGCGCGGTTCCGCCTGGTCGTCTTCCCGTACCTGCGCAACGTCGTCACCGTCGTCGTGGTGCTGCAGGTCATCTGGAACCTGCGCATCTTCACCCAGGTCTACGCCCTGCAGCAGCGGGGCGGCCTCGTGTCCGAGACGAACGTGCTCGGCACCTACATCTTCCGGCAGGGGCCGGGCGAATTCGGCGTCACCAGCGCCATCGGCGTGCTCACCGTAGCGCTGCTGCTGGCTCTGTCGTGGGGATACATCCGCACGACCCTCAAGGAGGAGGAGCTGTGA